In a genomic window of Diabrotica undecimpunctata isolate CICGRU chromosome 2, icDiaUnde3, whole genome shotgun sequence:
- the LOC140433234 gene encoding chromaffin granule amine transporter-like gives MQKFLLQLVENDLIVFPIVYLLFLLDNVLLTVVVPIIPDYLFSNEFNMSRTDNRFGPASLSPLQRKFEHLEDENGPLGALLASKAFVQLAFTPLIGYLVGILGCYVPLLVGSGNMLLASILFACGSTYGVLVLARALHGSASAAIAVSGMSLLAKKLPPNLRVKLMPIAFGGIAMGVLIGYPLGGAVYQMLGKSAPFIFISFFILISMLLQIVYLREEEIQEEENNTNYQDCVDLLKDKKTIIVVVTICVSTSTMAVLEPCVPMWLLARLDPPPSRWQLGAVFIPDSVGYFIGSHFAGLLPMVPWRTSIISMVIIGLSCYALPLANTMSQLSLPHFGIGLGVGAVDAALVPLLASFVDYRGGNQYGPIYALQQASVSISYSFGPLLGGQAVHVIGFPWLIRIVGFFNLLVSPLLLELEEKPETMPFMTESASTYTEWNKISNGN, from the exons ATGCAAAAGTTCTTGCTTCAACTTGTTGAAAATGATTTAATTGTTTTTCCTATTgtttatttgttgtttttattgGATAATGTATTATTGACGGTCGTTG taccAATTATTCCTGATTACCtattttcaaatgaatttaatatgAGCAGGACAGATAACCGCTTTGGACCAGCTTCTTTAAGTCCTCTTCAAAGAAAATTTGAACATCTTGAAGACGAAAATGGTCCATTGGGTGCTTTATTAGCATCTAAAGCTTTTGTTCAACTAGCATTTACACCTCTAATAGGATACTTGGTGGGAATTTTAGGATGCTATGTGCCGCTGTTAGTTGGTTCTGGAAATATGCTCTTGGCTTCAATAT TGTTTGCTTGTGGTAGTACGTACGGAGTGTTAGTGTTAGCCAGAGCCCTCCATGGTAGTGCTTCGGCAGCAATTGCTGTGAGCGGAATGAGCCTTCTTGCGAAAAAGTTACCGCCAAACTTGAGAGTAAAACTGATGCCTATAGCTTTTGGAGGTATAGCTATGGGAGTTCTTATCGGATATCCTCTGGGTGGCGCTGTCTATCAGATGCTGGGAAAATCCgcaccttttatttttatttccttctTTATCTTGATTAGCATGT TATTGCAGATTGTCTACTTACGCGAAGAAGAGATTCAAGAGGAAGAAAACAACACAAACTATCAGGATTGCGTTGATCTTCTAAAAGATAAAAAGACAATTATTGTTGTCGTTACTATTTGCGTTTCTACTTCAACTATGGCTGTATTAGAACCTTGCGTGCCCATGTGGTTGCTGGCTAGACTAGATCCACCTCCTTCTAGATGGCAGTTGGGGGCGGTGTTTATTCCCGATAGCGTTGGCTATTTTATTGGGTCTCATTTTGCAG gtCTTCTGCCGATGGTCCCGTGGAGAACATCCATAATTTCAATGGTGATAATTGGACTAAGCTGCTACGCTCTTCCATTAGCAAATACGATGTCACAGTTGTCTTTACCACATTTTGGCATCGGTCTGGGTGTAGGAGCTGTCGATGCAGCTTTGGTTCCTCTTTTAGCTTCTTTTGTGGATTACAGGGGAG gtAATCAATATGGACCAATATATGCTCTTCAGCAAGCATCTGTATCAATCTCCTACTCATTTGGTCCATTATTAGGGGGACAAGCTGTACACGTTATAGGATTTCCTTGGTTAATACGAATTgttggtttttttaatttattagtctCACCTTTACTGTTGGAACTGGAGGAAAAGCCA GAAACAATGCCATTTATGACAGAATCTGCTTCTACCTATACAGAATGGAACAAAATAAGTAATGGTAATTAA